The following coding sequences lie in one Rutidosis leptorrhynchoides isolate AG116_Rl617_1_P2 chromosome 6, CSIRO_AGI_Rlap_v1, whole genome shotgun sequence genomic window:
- the LOC139856035 gene encoding uncharacterized protein: MAMLNSASCTFQRLTTSSSPCNPIPLVPTSSLAKCRTTNRGNRFCNLTTYGLKKPIITTEQQKQEDEQMENKNGVNETLMYSLSPLPLVLLAALPGGGTIRSLFGPVVELVNTFNLPGWLVHWGHPGNMAVVLFAMGGYGTYLGFRIKFSDDVDEKAMAKDLHPKLLAGMFFFFALGATGGIISLLTSDRPILESPHAVTGLIGLTLLAIQTSLPTLFEGNPGLRNVHGILGSGIMTLFVVHAALGLQLGLSY; this comes from the exons atggcAATGTTGAATAGTGCAAGTTGTACATTTCAAAGACTCACAACATCTTCATCTCCTTGTAATCCTATCCCGCTTGTACCAACTTCCTCATTGGCCAAATGTAGAACCACAAACAGGGGAAACAGATTCTGTAATTTGACAACTTATGGTCTCAAGAAGCCCATTATTACTACTGAACAACAAAAACAAGAAGATGAACAAATGGAAAATAAAAATGGTGTTAATGAAACTTTGATGTATTCACTCTCCCCACTCCCTCTTGTCTTACTTGCTGCCCTTCCTGGAG GTGGAACTATCAGATCGCTTTTTGGACCTGTTGTCGAGCTCGTCAATACTTTTAATCTTCCGGGTTGGCTTGTTCATTGGGGCCACCCTGGAAACATG GCAGTTGTGCTCTTTGCCATGGGCGGTTACGGCACTTATTTAGGTTTCCGTATTAAGTTTTCTGATGATGTG GATGAGAAGGCAATGGCTAAAGACTTGCACCCTAAGCTACTAGCCGGGATGtttttcttcttcgctcttggagccACCGGTGGAATAATCTCTCTACTTACATCCGATAGGCCCATCCTCGAAAG TCCTCATGCTGTGACAGGGTTGATCGGTCTTACCCTTTTGGCCATACAAACATCATTGCCAACATTATTCGAG GGAAACCCAGGGCTACGAAATGTTCATGGTATCTTAGGTAGTGGGATTATGACATTGTTTGTCGTACACGCAGCGCTTGGTCTTCAGCTTGGTTTGAGCTACTAA
- the LOC139852850 gene encoding transcription factor-like protein DPB, with product MGSNGNSENVAGNTNPFSGVSRGTGSTRSWGTTGSGQSVSTSGSAGTPSTRSEMATAATPASDNTFLRLNHLDIHADDAGSQGATGTKKKKRAQRATGGDKGGRGLRQFSMKVCEKVESKGTTTYNEVADELVAEFADPGNGEAPDQQQYDEKNIRRRVYDALNVLMAMDIISKDKKEIQWRGLPRTSLNDVEELKNERLALKNRIDKKAAYLRELEDQHVGLQNLVKRNEQLYVSGNVPSGGVALPFILVQTRPHATVEVEISEDMQLVHFDFNSTPFELHDDNYVLKAMKLGDESNNDCREGGAGSSMSAMCQPQPTWPLPPTSTRPPPSPPLPGILKGRVKYEH from the exons ATGGGATCAAATGGTAATTCGGAGAATGTGGCTGGGAATACAAACCCATTCTCAGGTGTTTCTAGAGGAACCGGGTCGACCCGGTCATGGGGTACTACGGGTTCGGGTCAATCCGTTTCGACAAGTGGTAGTGCCGGCACGCCGTCTACCCGGAGTGAGATGGCAACGGCGGCGACACCGGCAAGTGATAATACTTTTTTGAGGCTGAATCATCTTGATATTCATGCTGATGATGCTGGATCTCAAGGGGCTACTGG TACCAAGAAGAAAAAACGAGCTCAACGTGCAACTGGAGGGGATAAAGGTGGTAGAGGATTGCGGCAGTTTAGCATGAAAG TGTGTGAAAAAGTCGAAAGCAAGGGAACAACTACTTATAATGAG GTTGCAGATGAACTTGTAGCTGAATTTGCAGATCCCGGCAATGGTGAAGCTCCTGACCAG CAACAATACGACGAGAAGAATATTCGACGACGAGTATACGATGCACTAAATGTTCTGATGGCTATGGATATTATTTCTAAAGATAAAAAGGAAATACAGTGGCGAGGTCTCCCGAGAACTAGTTTGAATGATGTTGAAGAGCTCAAG AACGAGCGACTTGCTCTCAAGAACAGGATTGACAAGAAAGCAGCTTATTTACGAGAACTAGAAGATCAA CACGTAGGTCTTCAAAACCTCGTTAAACGGAATGAGCAGTTGTATGTCTCAGGAAATGTTCCAAGCGGTGGGGTGGCTTTACCTTTTATACTGGTCCAG ACCCGTCCCCATGCCACTGTTGAGGTGGAAATCTCAGAAGATATGCAACTTGTTCATTTTGACTTCAACAG CACACCATTTGAGTTGCATGATGACAATTATGTCCTCAAGGCCATGAAGTTGGGTGATGAATCAAACAACGATTGTAGAGAAGGAGGTGCGGGGTCCAGCATGTCTGCCATGTGTCAGCCTCAACCGACGTGGCCACTGCCACCAACGTCCACTAGACCTCCGCCATCTCCTCCACTTCCTGGCATACTCAAGGGACGTGTTAAGTATGAGCATTAG